One segment of Rosa chinensis cultivar Old Blush chromosome 6, RchiOBHm-V2, whole genome shotgun sequence DNA contains the following:
- the LOC112171396 gene encoding zinc finger protein ZAT3 codes for MHNPDLDFRHPTPPPPPTPPPLPTQPHHYPNVVVSVPTAVPFASSSSTSFNFPESKNAPQPHQQNPRKKRSKLMRPDADNPAKRPKSAKKPDPAAPKITTPCSECGRKFWSWKALFGHMRCHPERHWRGIQPPPDFQPAGSPPNPVLPDLELSMSEDDHDAASSLLILASGTDQTQLPGTSSQGLRENDSGGCRFECSSCKKVFGSHQALGGHRASHKNVKGCFAITKSDVEVDEELHHHPHHHLQHGNVVMASRSCGVDDSNVDDVMEENNKMVMAVESGHQCSICWRVFSSGQALGGHKRCHWEKGEEASVVMTQLGISNNTNSGGLDLNLPAAAAPAPAPATEDDQSSSYTSPGLALDLRLGL; via the coding sequence ATGCACAATCCCGACCTCGATTTCCGACACCccactccaccaccaccaccaacaccgCCACCATTACCAACTCAACCCCACCACTACCCAAACGTCGTCGTTTCCGTCCCTACCGCCGTCCCTttcgcttcttcatcttctacttCCTTCAACTTCCCCGAGAGCAAAAATGCCCCACAACCCCACCAGCAAAACCCTCGAAAGAAGCGCTCCAAACTGATGAGGCCCGACGCCGACAACCCTGCCAAGCGGCCCAAGTCCGCCAAGAAACCCGACCCGGCCGCTCCCAAGATCACCACGCCGTGCAGCGAGTGCGGCAGGAAGTTCTGGTCATGGAAGGCTCTCTTCGGCCACATGCGCTGCCACCCTGAACGCCACTGGCGCGGAATCCAACCTCCGCCGGATTTCCAACCAGCCGGTTCGCCGCCGAACCCGGTCCTTCCCGACTTGGAGCTCTCAATGAGTGAAGACGACCACGACGCCGCCTCTAGCTTGTTGATTCTTGCCAGCGGCACCGACCAAACTCAACTCCCTGGTACTAGTTCACAAGGCCTTCGAGAAAACGACTCCGGCGGCTGTCGTTTCGAGTGTTCCAGTTGCAAGAAAGTGTTCGGGTCCCACCAGGCCTTGGGAGGACATAGGGCGAGCCACAAGAACGTGAAGGGTTGTTTCGCGATTACAAAGAGTGATGTGGAGGTGGATGAGgagcttcatcatcatcctcatcatcatcttcagcaTGGTAATGTAGTAATGGCCAGTCGTAGCTGTGGCGTCGATGATAGTAATGTTGATGATGTGATGGAGGAGAATAACAAGATGGTTATGGCGGTGGAGTCGGGGCACCAGTGTAGCATTTGCTGGAGGGTGTTTTCGAGTGGGCAAGCTTTGGGCGGGCACAAGAGGTGTCATTGGGAGAAAGGGGAAGAGGCGTCAGTGGTGATGACACAACTTGGGATCAGCAACAACACTAATTCTGGTGGGCTGGACTTGAACTTGcctgctgctgctgctcctGCTCCTGCTCCTGCCACTGAAGATGATCAGTCGTCTTCGTATACGTCGCCAGGCTTGGCTTTGGATTTGAGGTTGGGTCTTTGA
- the LOC112169124 gene encoding pentatricopeptide repeat-containing protein At2g17140, whose protein sequence is MEEATSLPKALLNNTNNPKLAWHLFKRILSSSSSHLSLRSITIIARILISAKMHPEIDALHHLLLHSQPPQTLRPCLVSLVRIFAKSRLADKTLSHFKSLRSHFPNDPPSVYLYNLLLESALRENDVDYVLWLYKDMIVSGVKPETYTFNLLICALCDCGRLEDARQVFDKMRDKGCQPNEYSVGILVRGYCRAGLSSGGLEVLDCGVVPNRVVYNTLVSSFCKEGRTDEAEKLVERMREEGMFPDVITFNSRISALCTAGKIPEASRIFRDMHMDQALGLPQPNVVTYNLMLQGFCKEGMLEEAESLFKSMEKAGGLINIESYNIWLLGLVRNKKLLEARLVLKEMVDKGIEPNVYSYNIVIDGLCKNGMLRDARIVMGLMARNNISPDTVTYSTLLHGYCNKGKIFEANNVLQEMITKNCFPNTHTCNILLHSLWKEGRTSEAEELLRKMNERGYGLDTVTCNIVIDGLCNDGQLDKAIEIVSGMWTHGSAALGNLGNSFVGLVDDSNNGNKCLPDLISYSTIISGLCKAGRLDEAKKKFMEMMGKNLHPDSVIYDTFIHSFCKQGRISSAFRVLKDMEKKGCNKSIQTYNSLILGLGSKKQIFEIYGLMDEMKERGVPPDVCTYNNMMYCLCEVERVKDATSLLDEMLQKGISPNISTFRILIKAFCKGCDFGVAQELFDIALSVCGHKEALYSLMFNELLAGGEVAKATELFEEALDKYFYLGNFLYKDLIDRLCKDQKLEDACSILHDMMNKGYGFDSASFLPVIDGLGKRGNKHEADELAERMMEMASEGRIANKVYRNERDIIGGKPKSRGSDWQTIVNRDDGSGVVLKTLKRVQKGWGRANLMSLQTQKDEFLDY, encoded by the exons ATGGAGGAAGCAACCTCACTCCCCAAAGCTCTACTCAACAACACCAACAATCCCAAACTCGCATGGCACCTCTTCAAGCGCATtctttcctcctcctcctcacatCTCTCCCTCCGCTCCATTACCATCATAGCCCGCATCCTCATCTCCGCCAAAATGCACCCCGAAATCGACGCcctccaccacctcctcctccactCACAGCCCCCCCAAACCCTCCGCCCCTGCCTCGTATCCCTCGTGCGAATCTTCGCCAAGTCACGCCTCGCCGACAAGACCCTTTCGCATTTTAAGTCTCTCCGAAGCCACTTCCCCAATGACCCTCCTTCTGTTTATTTGTATAATCTGCTTCTCGAGTCCGCTCTCAGGGAGAACGATGTGGATTACGTTTTGTGGTTGTACAAGGATATGATTGTTTCCGGGGTTAAGCCCGAAACGTATACTTTTAATCTTCTGATCTGTGCGCTGTGCGATTGTGGTCGTTTGGAAGACGCACGCCAGGTGTTCGATAAAATGCGTGACAAGGGTTGTCAGCCGAATGAGTACAGCGTTGGGATTTTGGTTCGCGGGTATTGCAGAGCTGGGCTTAGCAGTGGAGGGTTGGAGGTTTTGGATTGTGGTGTTGTGCCCAATAGGGTTGTGTATAATACTTTGGTTTCGAGTTTTTGTAAAGAAGGCAGGACTGATGAGGCCGAGAAATTGGTGGAGAGGATGCGAGAGGAGGGTATGTTTCCGGATGTCATTACTTTCAATTCGAGGATATCGGCTCTCTGTACTGCAGGGAAGATTCCTGAAGCGTCTAGAATATTTAGAGATATGCATATGGATCAGGCTTTGGGGCTGCCGCAACCCAATGTTGTAACGTATAATCTGATGTTACAAGGATTTTGCAAGGAAGGGATGTTAGAGGAAGCAGAGAGCTTGTTCAAATCTATGGAAAAAGCTGGTGGTTTAATTAATATAGAGAGCTATAATATATGGTTGTTGGGTTTGGTCAGGAATAAGAAGCTCTTGGAGGCTCGACTGGTTCTGAAAGAGATGGTAGATAAGGGAATAGAACCCAACGTTTACTCATATAACATTGTGATAGATGGGTTATGCAAAAATGGGATGCTCCGTGATGCAAGAATTGTGATGGGTCTGATGGCAAGAAACAATATTTCGCCAGATACGGTTACCTACAGTACTTTACTACACGGATACTGCAATAAAGGGAAGATATTTGAAGCCAACAATGTTCTGCAAGAGATGATAACAAAGAATTGCTTCCCAAATACTCATACTTGCAACATTCTGCTGCACAGCCTATGGAAAGAGGGAAGAACATCAGAAGCGGAGGAACTGCTGCGAAAGATGAATGAGAGAGGTTATGGTTTAGATACTGTGACCTGCAACATCGTGATCGATGGTCTGTGCAATGATGGGCAATTGGACAAAGCAATTGAAATTGTAAGTGGGATGTGGACTCATGGAAGTGCGGCTCTTGGAAACTTAGGGAATTCCTTTGTTGGTCTGGTTGATGATAGTAATAATGGGAATAAATGCCTTCCAGATTTGATCTCATATTCAACCATAATTAGTGGGTTGTGCAAGGCTGGGAGGCTTGATGAAGCTAAGAAGAAGTTCATGGAGATGATGGGCAAAAACTTGCACCCTGATTCAGTGATTTATGATACTTTTATACATAGCTTTTGTAAACAAGGAAGGATATCATCTGCATTTCGGGTGTTGAAGGACATGGAGAAGAAAGGTTGCAACAAGAGCATTCAAACTTATAATTCACTAATCCTGGGCTTAGGCAGTAAAAAGCAAATATTTGAAATATATGGGCTGATGGATGAAATGAAAGAGAGGGGAGTCCCTCCTGATGTCTGTACTTACAATAATATGATGTACTGTCTCTGTGAAGTAGAGAGAGTCAAAGATGCAACTTCTCTTTTAGATGAAATGCTGCAAAAGGGCATATCCCCGAATATTTCTACCTTCAGAATATTAATTAAAGCTTTCTGCAAGGGTTGTGATTTTGGAGTCGCACAGGAGTTATTTGACATTGCTTTAAGTGTATGTGGCCACAAGGAAGCCTTATATAGTTTGATGTTTAATGAGTTACTTGCTGGAGGGGAAGTCGCAAAAGCTACAGAGCTATTTGAAGAAGCATTGGACAAGTATTTTTATCTGGGGAACTTCCTTTACAAAGATCTCATTGATAGACTTTGCAAGGATCAAAAGTTAGAGGATGCCTGTAGCATTCTTCACGATATGATGAATAAGGGATACGGGTTTGATTCAGCATCCTTCCTACCAGTAATTGATGGCTTGGGTAAAAGGGGGAATAAGCATGAGGCTGATGAACTTGCAGAGAGAATGATGGAAATGGCATCAGAAGGTAGGATAGCAAATAAGGTTTACCGAAATGAGAGGGATATAATTGGTGGAAAACCAAAGTCTCGTGGAAGTGATTGGCAGACCATAGTGAACAG aGATGATGGCAGTGGAGTCGTATTGAAAACTCTTAAGAGGGTGCAGAAAGGCTGGGGTCGAGCGAATCTAATGAGTTTGCAAACCCAGAAAGATGAATTTCTTGATTATTGA